In the genome of Cellvibrio sp. KY-YJ-3, one region contains:
- a CDS encoding PAS domain S-box protein, translating to MPLIRKGWYSWLPWLAALGLALAFGGFMRADLHHHEQVWQERIQLWTQRHQDRVDSHSRDMTQQAMLLAQLIVRDTSVLNLLRDAQQQFVAGQGRMAAPQTRAAQVRLRQQLDDYWQGMRDLGVQRLSIYVAPGAVSFLRMHLPERAGDSVSAVRPLIIQAFSSGLPVWGTEISRSGSGPSAAIPIMANSDQSGEVIAVVEVGMAPLAAADNRPGGIQMASFLQKDAVEQLLWDSARQSLHKTNPTAVDNWRLESTNNAQLHDWWNRGKVAINRQGHLLHSDDQVYLTSWIALGQPNILRENAPMAVLVWHEITGEYAAYQASVRQVVAKWAAALLCALLLMVGFIRLQRSYLREVIAAHAEQLQAEHQQTEQARQRLALALRSSDSGFWEWDIVNDRARFSPEWRQLCGLGPETANSLDLDEWMSRVHPADKRASYSDIIRHIKGETPMYENEYRLKIHDGSYKWILTRGKVVEWQPNGKAALVVGVYTDITERKNTELISIRQQAALHSLNEIASLSGVDPDAQLQRALALGARYLGLSCAVISAINGSSYRVRVAFTAQSQRDPLPSSNRLADQYCSLTVANRDVVAEDDMPTSQYRQHAAYRLTQVESYIGAPLWINGEICGTLAFSSRKTRHHQYDGLDKDFVRLLARWISSVVERWQQDIDKKVIIERFHKLSERLPGFLYQYQMRPDGTSFFPYASAGIKNLFNIEPEDVSASAERIFPLIHPEDVGWVGETISFSASKLTPWVSTVRINHPTRGLIWAHFESLPEKLEDGGVLWNGYVSDVTSLKETELQLKETNALRKAILDAANIAIISTDTQGFIKTFNLGAELMLGYRAEEVIEQQTPALFHLEAENIAYAAQLTAELGYAVKPGFDAFVAKAREGFGDEREWTYVRKDGVRFPVLLAVSALRDGEGDVTGFLGIGRDISEIKRIDQMKTEFISTVSHELRTPLTAISGALGIVANGLAGTVPEQAQRMIHIAHSNSHRLIYLVNDLLDMEKLVAGKMNFDMRPHSLRALILQSIEENTAFAEQYSVSYELVGRGDAQVTVDQQRLLQVLANYLSNAAKFSPPKDVVTIQLEAKFGRVRVRVSDKGPGVSEEFRPRLFQKFSQADSSDTRQKGGTGLGLAICKEIIERMGGSLGVEPDAGQGACFYFELPCEDATQKVPASRVEPVKNKPHLLIVEDDQATAEILSALLPGEHYDIDCAATGQAALELLQLRDYDLMTLDLNLPDMDGINIVHHVREAGLRQAESNKPLPIIIVSGDLEPAKALLNGTGVTEELFWQPKPLSYIEFDTLLNRVLARADQKTPEDSL from the coding sequence ATGCCCTTGATTCGCAAAGGTTGGTATTCATGGCTACCCTGGCTTGCTGCCTTGGGGTTGGCTTTGGCCTTTGGCGGATTTATGCGTGCCGACCTGCACCACCATGAACAGGTTTGGCAAGAGCGGATCCAGCTATGGACCCAGCGCCATCAGGATCGGGTGGATAGCCATAGCCGCGATATGACCCAGCAGGCTATGCTGCTTGCCCAGCTTATTGTGCGCGATACCTCGGTGCTCAATTTACTGCGCGACGCCCAGCAACAGTTTGTTGCCGGACAAGGGCGTATGGCGGCGCCACAGACCCGCGCCGCGCAAGTTCGCTTGCGTCAACAGCTGGATGATTACTGGCAGGGTATGCGCGATTTGGGCGTGCAGCGACTATCCATCTATGTGGCGCCAGGCGCCGTCAGTTTTTTGCGTATGCATTTGCCCGAGCGCGCCGGCGACAGCGTCAGTGCGGTGCGCCCACTTATCATCCAGGCGTTCAGCTCCGGCCTGCCGGTGTGGGGCACCGAAATTTCCCGCAGTGGCAGCGGCCCGAGTGCTGCCATTCCCATCATGGCCAACAGCGATCAAAGCGGCGAGGTGATTGCCGTGGTGGAAGTGGGTATGGCACCGCTGGCGGCCGCCGACAATCGCCCCGGTGGCATCCAAATGGCCAGTTTCCTGCAAAAAGATGCGGTTGAACAACTGCTGTGGGATAGCGCCCGGCAGAGCCTGCACAAAACCAACCCGACGGCGGTGGACAACTGGCGGCTGGAAAGTACCAACAATGCCCAACTGCACGACTGGTGGAATCGCGGCAAGGTGGCGATTAATCGCCAGGGGCACTTGCTGCACAGCGATGACCAGGTGTACCTCACCTCCTGGATTGCACTGGGCCAACCCAACATCCTGCGCGAAAACGCGCCCATGGCGGTGCTGGTATGGCATGAAATTACCGGCGAATACGCGGCTTATCAGGCCAGTGTGCGGCAGGTAGTGGCCAAGTGGGCGGCGGCACTGCTGTGCGCGCTGCTGCTGATGGTTGGTTTTATCCGCCTGCAGCGCAGTTACCTGCGCGAGGTCATTGCCGCCCACGCCGAGCAGTTGCAGGCGGAGCACCAACAGACCGAACAAGCGCGTCAGCGCTTGGCACTGGCGCTGCGCTCCAGCGACTCGGGCTTTTGGGAGTGGGACATAGTCAACGACCGCGCCCGCTTTTCCCCCGAGTGGCGCCAGCTCTGCGGTTTGGGGCCGGAAACGGCCAATTCGCTCGATCTGGATGAGTGGATGAGCCGGGTGCATCCAGCAGATAAACGCGCCAGCTACAGCGATATCATCCGCCACATCAAGGGCGAAACGCCCATGTATGAAAACGAATACCGGCTCAAAATTCACGATGGCAGCTACAAGTGGATTCTCACCCGCGGCAAGGTGGTGGAGTGGCAACCCAACGGCAAGGCCGCGCTGGTAGTGGGTGTCTACACCGATATTACCGAGCGCAAAAATACCGAATTGATCAGCATTCGCCAGCAGGCGGCGCTGCACTCCCTCAATGAAATCGCCTCGCTCTCCGGAGTTGACCCGGATGCCCAGTTACAGCGCGCCCTCGCCTTGGGCGCCCGCTACCTGGGGCTCAGTTGCGCAGTGATCAGCGCCATTAACGGCAGCAGTTATCGCGTGCGGGTAGCCTTTACCGCGCAGAGCCAGCGCGACCCATTGCCCTCCAGCAATCGCTTGGCAGACCAGTATTGCAGCCTCACTGTGGCGAACCGCGATGTCGTGGCTGAGGACGATATGCCCACCAGTCAGTATCGCCAGCACGCGGCCTATCGCCTGACTCAAGTGGAGTCCTACATCGGCGCGCCGCTGTGGATCAATGGTGAAATCTGCGGCACTCTGGCGTTTAGCTCGCGCAAAACCCGCCATCACCAATACGACGGGCTGGATAAGGACTTTGTGCGCTTGCTCGCGCGCTGGATCAGCTCGGTGGTAGAGCGCTGGCAGCAGGACATAGACAAAAAAGTCATTATCGAACGCTTCCATAAACTGAGCGAACGCCTGCCCGGCTTTTTGTACCAGTACCAAATGCGCCCCGACGGCACCTCTTTTTTCCCCTATGCCAGCGCGGGCATCAAAAATCTTTTTAACATCGAGCCGGAGGATGTGTCGGCGTCGGCGGAGCGAATATTTCCGCTCATTCACCCGGAGGATGTGGGCTGGGTAGGCGAGACGATTTCCTTCTCGGCCAGCAAGTTGACGCCCTGGGTGTCCACGGTGCGCATCAACCACCCGACACGCGGCCTGATCTGGGCGCATTTTGAGTCCCTGCCGGAAAAGCTGGAGGACGGCGGGGTGCTGTGGAATGGTTATGTATCCGATGTCACCTCGCTTAAAGAGACCGAACTGCAGTTAAAAGAGACCAATGCCCTGCGCAAGGCGATCCTGGATGCGGCCAATATTGCGATTATTTCTACCGATACCCAGGGCTTTATCAAAACCTTCAACCTGGGTGCCGAGTTAATGCTCGGCTACCGCGCGGAAGAGGTAATCGAACAGCAGACCCCCGCGCTGTTTCATCTGGAGGCCGAAAATATCGCCTACGCCGCGCAACTGACGGCTGAGCTGGGGTACGCCGTGAAACCCGGTTTTGATGCCTTTGTCGCTAAGGCGCGCGAAGGCTTTGGCGATGAACGGGAGTGGACCTACGTGCGCAAAGACGGGGTTCGTTTTCCGGTGTTGTTGGCGGTCTCCGCACTGCGCGATGGCGAGGGCGATGTCACCGGTTTTTTGGGCATAGGGCGCGATATCAGTGAGATAAAACGTATCGACCAGATGAAAACCGAATTTATCTCCACCGTTAGCCATGAACTGCGCACGCCACTGACCGCCATCAGTGGCGCCTTGGGAATCGTCGCTAACGGCCTGGCGGGCACAGTCCCGGAGCAGGCGCAGCGCATGATCCACATCGCCCACAGCAACTCCCACCGGCTGATTTATCTGGTTAACGACCTGCTGGATATGGAGAAACTGGTGGCGGGTAAAATGAACTTTGACATGCGCCCCCACAGCTTGCGCGCGCTAATCCTGCAAAGCATCGAAGAGAACACCGCCTTTGCCGAACAATATTCGGTCAGCTATGAACTGGTGGGGCGCGGTGATGCGCAGGTGACCGTGGATCAGCAGCGGTTATTGCAAGTGCTCGCCAATTACCTGTCCAACGCGGCCAAATTTTCCCCCCCCAAGGATGTAGTGACTATTCAGCTGGAGGCCAAGTTCGGACGGGTCAGGGTGAGAGTGAGCGACAAGGGGCCGGGTGTGAGCGAGGAGTTCCGCCCGCGCCTGTTCCAGAAGTTCTCCCAGGCTGACTCTTCCGATACCCGCCAAAAAGGCGGCACCGGTCTGGGGCTGGCCATTTGCAAAGAGATCATCGAGCGCATGGGGGGCAGCTTGGGGGTCGAGCCGGATGCAGGCCAAGGTGCCTGTTTTTATTTTGAACTACCCTGCGAGGACGCCACTCAAAAAGTACCTGCCTCGCGTGTCGAGCCGGTAAAAAACAAGCCGCATTTGTTGATCGTGGAGGATGATCAAGCCACCGCGGAAATCCTCAGTGCGCTGCTGCCCGGCGAGCATTACGACATAGATTGCGCGGCGACTGGCCAAGCGGCGCTGGAATTGCTGCAACTGCGCGACTATGACCTGATGACCCTGGATTTGAACCTGCCGGATATGGATGGCATCAACATAGTGCACCATGTGCGCGAGGCCGGGTTGCGGCAAGCGGAGAGCAACAAACCGCTGCCAATTATTATTGTCAGTGGCGATCTTGAACCAGCCAAGGCGCTGCTCAATGGCACGGGTGTGACGGAGGAGCTGTTCTGGCAGCCCAAACCCTTGTCGTACATTGAATTTGATACCTTGTTAAACCGGGTACTGGCGCGCGCCGACCAGAAAACTCCGGAGGACTCCCTATGA
- a CDS encoding RnfH family protein, producing the protein MADFDLITVEVAYALPHKQKIIALLVEPGTTALEAVQRSKITDHFPELDLASAKLGIFGQSLGTKGLDTADKHILHAGDRVEIYRPLASDPKEARRKRAEKTASASDESAAAVDE; encoded by the coding sequence ATGGCCGATTTTGACCTTATCACTGTGGAAGTGGCTTACGCGCTGCCCCACAAACAGAAAATTATTGCCCTGCTGGTCGAGCCGGGCACCACCGCGCTGGAGGCCGTGCAGCGCTCTAAAATCACCGACCACTTTCCCGAGCTGGATCTCGCCAGTGCCAAACTGGGCATTTTTGGCCAGTCGCTCGGCACCAAGGGGCTGGATACTGCCGACAAGCACATATTGCATGCCGGCGACCGGGTGGAAATTTATCGCCCATTGGCGTCTGACCCGAAAGAGGCGCGCCGCAAACGCGCGGAAAAGACGGCATCGGCGAGTGATGAAAGCGCCGCCGCGGTGGATGAATAA
- a CDS encoding type II toxin-antitoxin system RatA family toxin, whose protein sequence is MVHKVERSALVNYSAQQMFDLINDIEAYPQFMDGCVGAKILARGDDWLEARLELSKAGVSQSFVTRNQLQPPLCMMLSLVDGPFKFLTGAWRFTPLGDKACKVSLSLEFELGNRLLGLAAGKLFEAVSNRQVDSLCARAKHIYQ, encoded by the coding sequence GTGGTGCATAAAGTAGAGCGAAGCGCGCTGGTGAATTATTCGGCGCAACAGATGTTTGACCTAATCAACGATATCGAAGCCTATCCGCAGTTTATGGATGGCTGTGTGGGTGCCAAAATTCTCGCCCGTGGCGATGACTGGCTGGAGGCGCGGCTGGAGTTAAGCAAGGCCGGTGTCAGCCAGAGTTTTGTGACCCGCAACCAATTGCAGCCACCGCTGTGCATGATGCTCTCGCTGGTGGATGGCCCGTTTAAATTCCTCACCGGCGCCTGGCGCTTTACCCCCTTGGGGGATAAGGCTTGCAAGGTGTCGCTCAGTTTGGAGTTTGAGCTGGGCAACCGCTTGCTGGGGCTGGCGGCGGGCAAATTATTTGAGGCCGTGAGCAATAGACAGGTGGATTCCTTGTGTGCGCGCGCTAAACATATCTATCAATAA
- a CDS encoding sodium-dependent transporter, which produces MTGRYLSEAKTDGHYALRGNLGTITYPSVNNDNTPGGEPVKRLKQHVIWGQRGSFILAATGSAVGLGNIWKFPYITGENGGGAFVLMYLCCILLIGVPIMMAEILMGRRARANPILATAELCETARVSKGWTVIGWMGALAGLVILSFYTVIAGWTLEYLSQALDGRFAGLTGESSQQLFDTLLANNDQMLLWHTVFTAMTVVILALGVSRGLESSVRLMMPLLFVLLLCLLVYAMREGEFATSLRFMFSFNPQDISWESALIAMGHSFFTLSLGMGAIMAYGAYMPSNQSVGQTVLVVALLDTLIALIAGVAIFAFVFATPGISAGSGPGLMFVTLPVAFGNMSAGLVIGSVFFAMVMLAAWTSTISLLEPGVAYLNERFGLHRVFASLLLGFIAWALGLGSLLSFNDWADKPFLWGKTWFDSMDFIATNIMLPLGGLLIALFVGWKLRDEHLLHELKYESSWLLRWWRPILRYISPLAVLIVLINGIFPVLRGVLVE; this is translated from the coding sequence ATGACTGGACGCTACTTGAGTGAAGCAAAAACGGACGGGCATTATGCCCTGCGGGGGAATCTGGGTACAATCACTTATCCGAGCGTTAATAATGACAATACTCCTGGGGGCGAGCCGGTGAAGCGACTCAAACAGCATGTGATTTGGGGCCAGCGCGGCAGTTTTATTCTGGCGGCGACCGGTTCGGCCGTGGGGTTGGGCAATATCTGGAAGTTCCCCTATATCACTGGCGAGAACGGTGGTGGCGCGTTTGTACTCATGTACCTCTGCTGTATTTTGCTGATTGGCGTGCCGATCATGATGGCGGAAATCCTCATGGGGCGCCGCGCTCGCGCCAACCCCATTCTCGCTACCGCCGAACTCTGTGAAACCGCCAGGGTGAGTAAAGGCTGGACGGTGATTGGTTGGATGGGCGCGCTGGCTGGCTTGGTAATCCTGTCGTTTTACACGGTAATTGCCGGTTGGACGCTGGAGTATTTAAGTCAGGCGCTCGATGGCCGCTTTGCCGGTTTAACGGGCGAGAGTTCCCAGCAGCTGTTTGACACTTTGCTCGCCAATAACGACCAGATGCTGTTGTGGCACACAGTGTTTACCGCCATGACGGTGGTGATTTTGGCGCTGGGGGTGTCGCGCGGGCTGGAATCCTCGGTGCGGCTGATGATGCCGCTGCTATTTGTATTGCTGCTGTGCCTGTTGGTCTACGCCATGAGGGAAGGTGAGTTTGCCACCTCGCTACGCTTTATGTTCAGTTTTAATCCGCAGGATATTTCCTGGGAGTCAGCCCTTATCGCCATGGGCCATTCGTTTTTTACCCTGAGTTTGGGCATGGGCGCGATAATGGCATACGGCGCCTATATGCCCAGCAACCAATCCGTCGGCCAGACGGTGCTGGTGGTGGCACTGTTGGATACCCTGATCGCTCTGATTGCCGGGGTGGCCATTTTTGCGTTTGTATTTGCCACGCCGGGCATTTCAGCAGGCAGCGGGCCGGGGTTGATGTTTGTGACCCTGCCGGTGGCCTTCGGCAATATGAGTGCGGGGCTGGTGATAGGCTCGGTCTTTTTTGCGATGGTAATGCTCGCCGCCTGGACCTCCACTATCTCGCTATTGGAGCCGGGTGTGGCCTATCTGAATGAACGCTTTGGCCTGCATCGGGTGTTTGCCAGCTTGCTCCTGGGTTTCATTGCCTGGGCGCTGGGTTTGGGGTCGCTGTTGTCGTTTAACGATTGGGCCGACAAACCCTTCCTCTGGGGGAAAACCTGGTTCGACAGCATGGACTTTATCGCCACCAACATTATGCTGCCGCTCGGCGGTTTGCTGATCGCCCTGTTTGTGGGCTGGAAACTGCGCGATGAACACCTGCTGCATGAATTGAAATACGAATCTAGCTGGCTATTGCGCTGGTGGCGGCCGATCTTGCGTTACATCTCGCCACTGGCAGTATTGATTGTGCTTATTAACGGCATCTTCCCGGTGCTGCGCGGCGTATTAGTGGAATAG
- the smpB gene encoding SsrA-binding protein SmpB, whose product MAKKAQKNQGNTIALNKKAKFDYELHDRFEAGIALTGWEVKSLRAGKGNITDCYVIFKNDEAWLLAAQIQPLQTASTHFVTDPFRTRKLLLNRREINRLQEAVEQKGYTVVPTALYWKDHLIKLEIAIAKGKQQHDKRETEKERDWARDKQRLFQKDLRK is encoded by the coding sequence ATGGCCAAAAAAGCACAAAAGAATCAAGGCAATACCATTGCCCTCAACAAAAAAGCCAAGTTCGACTACGAACTGCACGACCGTTTTGAAGCGGGCATCGCGCTCACCGGTTGGGAAGTCAAAAGCCTGCGCGCCGGCAAAGGCAACATTACCGACTGCTATGTGATTTTCAAAAATGACGAAGCCTGGCTGCTGGCGGCACAAATCCAGCCCCTGCAAACCGCCTCCACCCACTTTGTGACCGACCCCTTCCGCACCCGTAAACTGCTACTCAATCGCCGCGAAATTAACCGTTTGCAGGAAGCCGTGGAGCAAAAAGGCTATACCGTAGTGCCCACTGCACTTTATTGGAAAGACCATCTGATCAAACTGGAAATTGCCATCGCCAAGGGCAAACAACAGCATGACAAACGCGAAACCGAAAAAGAGCGCGACTGGGCGCGCGATAAACAGCGTCTGTTCCAGAAGGATTTACGCAAGTAA